The DNA segment TCGAATCATTGTCTTAGCGTAATTTTCTTAATGCTTCAGTCACTACGATAGAAGCGATAGCACCTACACCTAAAATATACATGGTGTAAAGAATGGTATCAGCAAACTTTAACGAGCTAGGATTATTGTCTTCTCCAGTATAACCAGGAAGATTCAATAATGTACCATCTGATAAAGAATATGCGATCAAGATAACTAGTCCAAGACCAGCAAGTCCAGCTAATCCCTTAATTGCCCCTTTAGGATTCGTTACTAATTGAATAATAGGGAACAAAATTGACAAGCCAACAGTGATATAGAATAATGCCTTAGCCCAATAGATCAACGAATCGGTGTGAACCGGAGTTGTATAAGCTGCGTTTGGCACTTCTCCACCAAAGTAAAACATGGCTACAAAAACAACTGTAAGACCAAGCATTACATAGGTAAGAATATTTAAATATTTACTCAATGTATTTGACATAGTCGGAAATTATTTTTTCAAGTTGTATTTTACTAAGATATCAAGAAGAGAAATAGATGCATCTTCCATGTTGTTAACGATACTGTCAATTTTAGCAGTACAGTAGTTATAGAATACCTGTAGGATCATCGCAACGATCAAACCAGATACTGTTGTAATCAAGGCAACCTTAATACCACCAGCTACAGCAGCAGGAGAAATAGTACCCATTGACTGAATAGAGTCAAATGCACCAATCATACCGATTACTGTACCCATGAAACCCAACATAGGAGCAAGACCAATCATCAATGAAATCCAAGAAAGACCTTTCTCTAAAAGACCCATCTGAACTGAACCGTAAGCGATTACTGATTTCTCAACAACCTCTACACCTTCATCGATACGATCAAGACCTTGATAGAAGATACTAGCGATAGGACCGCGAGTGTTTCTACAAACTTCTTTAGCAGCATCAACACCACCGTTGTTCAACGCTTCCTCTAGGCTAGCGATCAACTTCTTAGTATTTGTAGTTGACATGTTTAAGTAAATGATTCTTTCAATACAAAGAGCCAAACCTAAAATTAATGACAACAATACAAAACTCATAAACATCGCACCACCCTGGATGAATTGCTTCTTAACAATAGCGTGAAATGAAGTACTTTCTACTTCTTCTTCTACTACAGTTTCTTCAACTGCAACTTCTTCTGCAGCTTCATCCTGAGTATCTACGGTAGCTTCGGTAGTTTCAGCTGTCTCATCTTGAGCAACTGCATTGAATGATGCTCCAAAATTCAGCATCCCGATAACTGCTATAAATGCAAATAACTTTTTCATAGTCTGTTTTTCAAATTTTAATTAACGAAATTATTTTTTACAAAATTAAACGGTTGCGGTCTTTAATACAACTAAACACATAGTTGTCTGTCAAATATTATTTAAAAGTCTTTCTATTTCTACACTTCATATCATTCCTTACATGACCTTATGTAATATAGAACACTTTTAACAGTGCACCAAATTACAAAAAAAAAGTGAAAAACAAATTTTCTATTGGCATAATTCACCTTTGATGGACTTATTTAAAAAGAATTTGATTTGTTCTTCATTAAGCTTTTTTCCCAAGACGTACATTAATTTTGTAACAGCCGCCTCTGTTGTGATGTCTCGTCCACTAACAACACCTGCTGCTAATAGTTCAAGACTAGTTTCGTACAAGCCCATATCTACACTTCCAGAAGGACATTGAGTCACATTGTACACAATAACTCCTCTACCAATTGCTTCTTTAATTGAATCAACAAACCAAGCATCTGTCGGGGCATTACCAGCTCCATATGTTTCCATAACAATTCCTTTTATACCTTCACAATTTAAAATAGAATCGACAACTTGCTTGTTAATTCCAGGGAATATCTTCAATATTGCAATATTAGAATCTAAACTTGTTGAAATTTCCAATTCTTGTGGCTGACTTGGGTAATGAATGGCAGCATAATTGTAATTGATATGTATTCCGATTTTTGCCAAATCAGGATAATTATAAGAATAAAAGGCATTAAAATATTCAGCATTGTGCTTGGTTGTGCGATTTCCTCTAAACAATTTGTTTTCGAAAAGCACACAAACTTCAGGAACAAGTGCTTTACCATTTTTATTGTCTGCTGCAATCTCAATAGCTGTAATTAAATTCTCTTTACCATCGGTACGTAACATACCAATTGGCAATTGCGATCCTGTTAAGACAACCGGCTTATCTAAATTCTCCAGCATGAAACTCAAAGCAGAGGCTGAGTAAGACATCGTATCAGTACCATGAAGAACTACAAAACCATCATATTTCTCATAGTTCTCTTTAATCAAACTTGCAATCTTGATCCAAACTTCTGGATTCAAATTTGAAGAATCGATAAGTGGATCAAAAGCAATAGACGACAATTCAAATCCAAAATCATTAAGTTCGGGAACCTGCTTTAAGATGTGATCAAAATCAAAAGGTTTTAAAGAACCATTATCCGGATCTTTAACCATTCCAATAGTTCCTCCGGTATAAATTAATAATATCGATGTTTGTTTTTTATCCATTTTAATGACCTCAATTATAAATTGAACAATCCTTCGGCATTTTTACTAGTAACACTTGCTACCTCATCCAAACTCACTTGATAGATATTTGCCAATTTATTAGCAACATGTATCAAATAAGAACTTTCATTTCTTTTTCCTCGCTTTGGAACTGGAGCTAAATAAGGTGCATCCGTTTCCAAAATCAATTTATCCAAGCTGAAAGATGCAAGCGTTTTGTCCAATCCTGCATTTTTAAAGGTAACAATCCCATTTATCCCTAAAAGGAAACCGAATTCAATTGCCTTCTTTGCCTGTTCCTCATTTCCAGTAAAACTATGAAATACACCATTTAGTTTTGTATTTCGGTATCCTTCCAAAATTTCGAAAATCTCATCAAAAGAATCTCTTGCATGAATAACAATAGGCAAGTTTCGATCTAAAGACCAATTAATTTGCTTGTCGAAAGCAAACTGCTGTTCTTTCACAAAAGTCTTATCCCAATACAAATCGATTCCTATTTCTCCAATCGCACAAAAACTGCCTTTATCTAACCATTCTTCACAAATCTGAAGTTCCTCCAAATAGTTTTCCTTAACGGATGTTGGATGCAATCCCATCATTGGGATACATAGATCAGGAAACTGCTTAACCAATTGATTCATTTTTGGTATTGATTCTGAATCAATATTCGGCAATAGAATTTTCTCAATGTTTACGTCGCGACAATTAGATATGATTTGTTCAATATCATGTTCAAAATCATCAGCGTATATGTGAGAATGGGTATCAATAAATTTCATAAGGAATTACTTTTCTGCAAACATATAGAAAGAGCAAAGAATAGCCAAAAGAATTACCTTTCAATAAGAATAAAAAAAGCCGGCATAGCCGGCTTTTATATATTTAGGCATGAATTATCATACTATACGCATCCCTGAGCTACCATTGCTTCAGCTACTTTTACAAAGCCACCAATGTTTGCACCATTTACGTAGTTAATCTTACCATCCTTAGTACCAAATTTCACACAAGTATCGTGAATATCTTTCATGATACGAGAAAGTTTAGCGTCAACTTCTTCAGCAGTCCAGTTGAAACGTAGTGAGTTTTGTGACATTTCAAGACCTGAAACAGCAACTCCACCAGCATTAGCGGCCTTACCTGGAGCAAATGCGCAGTTATCAACTAAATAAAGCATTGCTTCTGCAGTACAACCCATGTTAGATGTCTCAACAACATACTTACATCCGTTAGTAACAAGAAGTTTTGCATCTTCTTCGTTCAACTCGTTTTGAATTGCACAAGGGAAAGCCATATCTACTTTTGCTTCCCAAGGTTTCTTACCTGCGAAAAATTCAGCACCGAATTTCTCAGCATAAGGAGCTACAACGTCGTTATTTGAAGCACGAAGATCCAACAAGTAATCAATCTTCTCAGCATCTAAACCTTCTTTATCGTAAACATATCCATCAGGACCAGAAACAGTAACAACCTTAGCACCAAGCTCAACTAATTTAAGAGCAGCACCCCAAGTTACATTACCGAAACCAGAAAGAGCAACAGTTTTACCTTCTAATGTTTCTTTGTTTTCAGCAACCATATGCTGAGCAAAATAAACAGCACCAAAACCAGTAGCTTCAGGACGGATCAAAGAACCACCAAACTCAAGTGGCTTACCAGTTAATACACCAGTAAACTCGTTACGAATTCTCTTGTATTGTCCAAAAAGGTATCCGATCTCACGACCACCTACTCCTATATCACCTGCAGGAACGTCAGTGTTAGGACCAATATGCTTACACAACTCAGTCATGAAGCTTTGGCAAAAACGCATGATTTCGTTATCTGATCTTCCCTTAGCGTTGAAGTCAGAACCACCTTTACCACCACCCATAGGTAGAGTAGTCAAAGAGTTCTTGAAAGTTTGTTCGAAACCTAAGAATTTAAGAGCACTTAGAGTTACAGATGGGTGAAAACGTAATCCACCTTTGTATGGTCCAATTGCTGAGTTAAATTCAACACGGTATCCGCGGTTGATTTCCACTTCACCATTATCGTTGATCCATGGTACACGGAACATTATTGTACGCTCCGGCTCACACATTTTCTCAAGAATCTTAGCATTTTTATACTTAGGGTTTGAATCGTAAGTTTCCCATACTGATTCAACTACTTCTTGAGCAGCTTGGTGAAATTCAGCTTCACCAGCAGTTCTAGCCTTAAGGGCTTCCATGAATTCATTAATCTTCGCTTCCATGTCCAAAATATGTTATGAAATTAAAATAAGATTGTTGTGATACAATTGTTAATATTTTGGTTCAAATGTATATAAATTTTCATAATCGCAAATTAAAATACAAGAAATTTTACAACGTTTTCGTAAATTTTTTAACGTTCATTATCAGATACTTATGTCTTTTTGTAATTCTGCTCTACAACATGATTGAAAAAAAGCTGACAAATTTCACATATTCAAAGCGTAAATTTTCCCCGGAAGTGATTTTATGAGCCCATCAAATTCTAATTTCAAGAGTAAACTTGACACTTTACTCATCGGAAAATCACTTTTAATACAGATCATATCAATAGGTGTATTATGATTCTCTTTTAACACTTGAATTAAAGACTCCTCATCGGGCGAAAGCTCTAAAAATAGTTTTTTCTGGACTGTTTTCACCTCTTTCTTTGTATCCTCCCAACCTAAAATGTATTCTAAGTCGGCTATACTTTCAATAAGGTGTGCTTGATTTGTTTTGATTAATTTATTGCAGCCTATGGAACTTTTATCCGAAGTTCTGCCTGGAAAGGCAAATACATCCCTATTATAGGAGTTTGCAATATCAGCAGTAACTAGAGAACCTCCTTTCGCCGCCGACTCAATTACGATGGTTGCATCGGACATACCAGCAATAATTCTATTTCTACGGACAAAATTTTTGGGATCGAATTTACTTTTGGATGTAAACTCACTAATAATTGCGCCTTGATCAATGATTTCTTTAGCGTACCTCTTGTGTTGAGATGGATACATCATATCTAAACCATGCCCAACTGCTGCTACAGTTTGCAATCCGTTTCCCAATGCAGCTTTGTGCGCACAAATATCAACGCCGTAAGCTAATCCACTAACAATTATTGGTTTGATATTTTTTTCTGATAAATCTTTTATCAATTGATTACAAACTTCACGACCATAATCACTGGCATTACGCGTTCCCACTATACTTATTGATCTAGAGACATTAAAGTTGGTATATCCTTTATAATATAGTGTACAAGGAGAATCGGCACAATTTAATAAGCGTTGCGGATAATTTTCATCCAAATAAAATGCTACTTGAATATCATTTTTAGCGATAAACTCAATCTCCTCTTCCGCCAAAGTAATTGCAGGCTCACGATCTAATTTATCAACAAAAAACTGACCTATCCCTGGTATTTTGAGCAGATTTTGCTTCTTTTCTTTAAACAAACCTTCCAAACTACCAGTATAGGCAATTACCTTTTTTGTATTAACAGGACCGATACCATTAAGGAAACTAATAGCTACTTTATAAACATCTTCCATACATCATTTTAGAATATTAATGAATGAAAGCTAATTTACAAAATATTTATAAAGTAAAGGTGGTTCCGATTGTAAAAAAGCCAGCATTAGCCCATCCCAATTCCGCAAACAAACCAAATTGATTGGAGAAATGATAGCGTGCTCCAAGAACCACACCCAAATCTAACAGCAATTCGTTTTTCTTATTGGTACTGATAAAAGCTTGATTTCCACTATCCAATTCGGATACTGACAAATTCGTTGTTTCCAGAGATAAACCTGTTTTTGCACTGGCATACATTTCAATTCCATTTGCTGGAGCTATATTCATCTCGGACAACCAATTATTTAACTCGTAGGTAAAAACAGCCCCAAACCGATAATAATTGAATTTACTCTCACTAAAACCTAAATTATACTCATGTTTTTGTCCAGCATAACCAATGTATGCACCAATACTCATATCAGGTTTCCATTGTTTTTCTAACTGGATAATAAAAGATGGCGAATTTGTTTCGTTTGCTCCACTATAATTGTGGTCAAACTTGCCATATTTCCCTAAAGGAATTCCAATGTTTAATCGCAAATCGTTTTCTTGAGCATATAATCCTGAGGGTAATAAAATGGCAACTATTGCCAATACTAACTGAGTTTTAATTTTTCTATACATTTCTCATAAAATATTCGAATACGTAAGAACCAACGCAAACCAAATAAATTTAGTGCGTGAGTTTATTATAAAGATTAAAAGATTACTTTTTTAAAGAATTTCGCCTCAAGGAATCAATCATTTTTAGCTTATCGGATTTGGACAGAGCAGAAATACTAACCTTAGGATATTTTGCTAAACCTCGTTCTGTTTGCTGATATAAAACAATTTCTGTTCGTAATCCCAGAAGCTTATTTTCTATATCAAAATGCGACAAGGAATTTTTTGCTATTTCGATTGATTTAAATTTATGGTGAAAAGGATGCAAAGGATAGTATCGTAAAATGATCTTCTTTTCTGATTCCTGATAGATTACAAAATTCAAATCCAAACTAAGCGTAAATATGATCGTAACGATTACAAAAGCTGTCATTCCGCCTAAAACAGTATATATGTCTTCTTCTCTTAAATAGAGAAGTAAAATTGTTATCGCCAGATATAAAAAGACAAGCACGTAATAAAACAGTTTAATCCATCCTGCACGACTTTGATTATTTATTTTCATATTTCATTTATGTTTTGAATTTTATCAAAGGTAAAAACTAATGTGGAGTTCAACAATCAAATTCCAAGGATCTATAATTTCTTTTATTTTTAAAGGAATTCCAGACGAGTAATACACTTTCTTTTCATTACATATCTAACAGAGAATCGGTCAAAATTTGACGTTTATAAAATTCCGATAGAGTTTTTGCTAATATATAATGAATATTAAGCCAGACTTTTTTATTTTTACCCGGAATTATCCCACACTATATCAAGTTAATAATTAAGTGAGGCGGGGGTGAATATTCCACTTCTGTAGATTTATCATGCCTTTTAGGCTGATATTCAGTTCAGATTTGAATATTTTCGTACTCCTGGTTTGGAAAAAGAAAAAAAGATGAACGTAAAACTTCAAGAAGCAAAAGATTCAATTAGAGATATTGTTGATTTTCCTAAAGAGGGTATTGTATTTAAAGATATCACCACAATGTTGAAGGATGAAAAACACCTAAACACTTTGGTCGAATCTCTTTACGAGCAATACAAAGACAAAGGTATTACTAAAGTAGTGGGACTAGAAAGTCGCGGTTTTATTTTGGGTACTGTACTAGCCTATAAATTAGGTGCTGGTTTTGTTCCCGTACGTAAACCTGGAAAATTACCTGCTCCTACATTTTCAGAAAAATACTCACTAGAGTATGGCGAAGATGAAATGTTCATTCATCAGGATGCATTAGATACTGAAGATATTATTTTAGTACACGACGATTTGTTAGCAACAGGTGGAACAGCGAAAGCTTCGATTAACCTTATTAACAAATTCAATGTTAAGAATGTTTATGTGAATTTCATATTAGAATTAGACTTTTTGAAAGGCCGTGATAAATTGGCTACTCAATATGACGTAGATTCTCTATTTCACTTTTAAATAAAGCATGAAAATATCATTCAGGTCATCTCAACTTAAGTGGTTTTGATGACCTGATTTGCGCTATACCTGTTTTGGCAATTAAAAATCCCTGTTCAATGCAATATTCTATTTCGAAAAAAAACAATATCATAGAGGGTCGAATAAACCTTCCTGCATCGAAAAGTATTTCGAACCGTGTACAAATCATCAATGCTTTAAGTTATAGTTTTGAGCCAATCAAAAACCTATCAACTTGCGACGATTCCAAAGTAATGCAAGAGGTTTTATTTTCGAACACCAACGTTTTTGATGTAGGTCACGCTGGCACAAGCATGCGATTCTTAACGGCATATTTATCTAAAATTCTGGGAGAATGGACACTTACCGGTTCCGATAGAATGAAAGAACGTCCTATCTCGGTTTTAGTTGATGCTTTAAATTCTTTAGGTGCTCAAGTTTCATATCTTGAAAAAGAAGGTTACCCTCCTCTCAAAATATTAGGTTCGAATTTAACTGGAGAAGAAGTTAGTTTAAAGGGAGATACTAGTTCTCAGTACATTACTGCTCTACTTTTAATTGCTCCAACTCTTGTAAATGGGTTGAAAATTAAATTAGAAGGCAAAATTGTGTCTCGATCTTATATCGAAATGACTCTAAATATCATGAAGGAATTTGGTATTGAATATGAATTTAAAGGGAATGAGATTTTTGTTGACAAACAAGCGTATAAAGTAATGCCTTACACGGTTGAAGGAGATTGGTCAGGCGCATCATACTGGTACGCATTTATGGCCTTAGCGCCAAAGGGAAAACTATTCCTGGATGGACTGAAAAAAAATAGTTTCCAAGGTGATTCTGGTTTAATCGAAGTTTTTGAAAAGCTAGGTGTTAAAACTAATTTTTCGAAACGAGGCATGTATATTGAGCAGAGCAATGAGGTTTGTAAAAAATTGATTTTCGATTTTATTGAGATGCCAGATTTAGCTCAAACATTTGCAGTTGTTTCAGCTTTAAAAAATATCCCATTTCACTTTAAAGGATTAGAAACTTTAAAAATTAAAGAGACTAATCGTATAGCTGCACTTATTGATGAACTAGCAAAATTAGGTTATGTATTACATGAACCTAAGGAAGGCGAACTGGCTTGGGATGGTGAAATGAAAGAAGTAACTGAAGAGATTATTATCAAAACCTATCACGATCATAGAATGGCTATGTCATTTGCTCCAATTGCGATGCTTCGCCCCGAGATTAAAATCGATGATCCTATGGTTGTAAATAAATCATATCCTAACTTCTGGGAACAACTTAAAGAAGTTGGATTCCATATTGAAGAAAGTTAACTTACAAAATACAATCAGATATAGAGAGCTCGACCTACAAGTCGAGCTTTTTTTATGCAATTCAAATTAGGACTACCCCTACTTTTTTACATCATTATCAGCCGACGTAGCATCACTAAAAGTAGGCAAAGACTCGGTAATGCTGCCAGCCCCCTTTTTATTAATTTTGAAAGTAACATCCTTTGTTGTAGTAAATAACAGAACAGATGAAAAAGATTTTCTGAGATGTGATTTCATAACTACAAAAGCCTCTTCTAATGTAAGCTCGTCTTCCTGATCCTCTGTTTCTTTAGATCTATAGCGCAATTTTAGTAAGACCTTAAAGCCACCTTCAGAATAAACTGGCCTCACAAATATATTTCTCAAATTAGGCTTACCGATGGTTTTTGCCATCGTTAACTTCGCAAAGCGACCTTCTTCTAAACTTTCTTTTACCTGTTTCCAGAAAAGAACAAACACATCTTGGTAAGGCATAAACTAAAAATTGATGAGAAAATATTTCGTTTTTCAAAAGTAATACTATAATTCAATACAATCTACCCTGTGGAAAATGTTTAGGCAAGTTCATTAGAAACTCAATTACGAATAGGGCAAAAAAAAAGGAGAAACTCCCCAAAGCTTCTCCTTTTAAAATGCAATCTTTTTAGATCTAAATTATTGCTTGATTGCAGTTTCCAAACCGATTGTAATCATTGTATTCAATGATGTTTGACGCTCTTCAGCGGTAGTTTCTTCTCCTGTTAAAATATGATCGCTAACAGTCAAAATTGCTAAAGCTTTAGCATTATGACGTGCTGCGATTGTATATAACGCAGTGGCTTCCATTTCTACAGCTAATACACCGTAGTCAGCCCAGATTTTAAATGGTTCTGGATTATTTTCTAAATCGTGATAGAAAATGTCAGAAGTTAAAGTTGATCCAACCTTGATATTTACACCTTTTTCTGTTGCAGCCTGATGTGCATCGCTCAACAAGCCAAAGTCAGCACATGGTGAATAATCCATTCCTCTGAAAAGGTTTCTGTTCATTGCTGAGTCAGTACATGATGTCATCGCAAGAATCACATCAAACACTTTTACATCGTGATTAAAAGAACCACAAGTTCCAATACGAATCACATTCTTAACGCCGTACTGAGTGATTAACTCGTGTGCATAGATACCAATTGAAGGCACACCCATACCTGTTCCTTGTACAGAAATACGTTTTCCTTTATAGGTTCCTGTGAAACCCAGCATATTTCTAACTTTATTATAACAAACAACATCCTCCAAGAAGTTATCTGCAATATACTTCGCTCTTAATGGATCACCTGGTAAAAGGATAGTTTCAGCAATATCGCCCATTTTGGCTTCGTTGTGTGCACTCATGATATATTGATTTTATAGTTTACAAATAAAGATAACAGATTTCTACAAACGATCGTTACAATCGAACATAGAATTAGCATTATACTAATACTCACTTAATTTAAGAGATGGGATATAAAATTGGTTGGTTGGTAGTTGGAGAGCCTATGGTTTAAAAAACTATGTTCGCTTTCCGAGTACAAAAGTAAGCTTTTTGATTGGATAAATCCAAATAAGACTTAAGAATTTAAAGAGACATTCTTTTCCTTGTGAAAAAATCTTTTATCAGGTTCGCACTCTCCTCTTTCATAATCCCTGAAACTACTTCGGTTCTTGGATGCATCGGGTTAGGTGAAAATCGTGTATATCCTCTCTTATCATCGCTTGCTCCATATACAATTTTTGATATTTGAGACCAAGCTAAAGCTCCTGCACACATGTTACATGGCTCAAGTGTCACATATAAGGTACAATCCTTTAAATATTTTCCTCCCAAATAATTAGCTGCAGCTGTAATAGCCTGCATCTCTGCATGAGCCGTCACATCATTCAAACGTTCAGTTAAGTTGTGTGCTCTGGCAATAATCCTATTATTACAAACCACAATGGCTCCAACAGGAATCTCTTCCTCATCAAAGGCTTTATGAGCCTCTTCCAAAGCCTGTTTCATAAAATACTCGTCCGAAAATGGTGATATTATAGATTCTTGGTTCATGTTTTATCTTTTTTACAAATCTGTTTCTAAAAGCTTATTCAATTTCGCAAATTGTTAGTATTTTCGCAAAGTTAATAAAATAGGAATAAGACCGATTACTAATCAATTACAGACTTTATTTTA comes from the Labilibaculum sp. DW002 genome and includes:
- a CDS encoding nucleoside deaminase — its product is MNQESIISPFSDEYFMKQALEEAHKAFDEEEIPVGAIVVCNNRIIARAHNLTERLNDVTAHAEMQAITAAANYLGGKYLKDCTLYVTLEPCNMCAGALAWSQISKIVYGASDDKRGYTRFSPNPMHPRTEVVSGIMKEESANLIKDFFTRKRMSL
- the deoD gene encoding purine-nucleoside phosphorylase produces the protein MSAHNEAKMGDIAETILLPGDPLRAKYIADNFLEDVVCYNKVRNMLGFTGTYKGKRISVQGTGMGVPSIGIYAHELITQYGVKNVIRIGTCGSFNHDVKVFDVILAMTSCTDSAMNRNLFRGMDYSPCADFGLLSDAHQAATEKGVNIKVGSTLTSDIFYHDLENNPEPFKIWADYGVLAVEMEATALYTIAARHNAKALAILTVSDHILTGEETTAEERQTSLNTMITIGLETAIKQ
- a CDS encoding TatD family hydrolase — encoded protein: MKFIDTHSHIYADDFEHDIEQIISNCRDVNIEKILLPNIDSESIPKMNQLVKQFPDLCIPMMGLHPTSVKENYLEELQICEEWLDKGSFCAIGEIGIDLYWDKTFVKEQQFAFDKQINWSLDRNLPIVIHARDSFDEIFEILEGYRNTKLNGVFHSFTGNEEQAKKAIEFGFLLGINGIVTFKNAGLDKTLASFSLDKLILETDAPYLAPVPKRGKRNESSYLIHVANKLANIYQVSLDEVASVTSKNAEGLFNL
- the dprA gene encoding DNA-processing protein DprA — encoded protein: MEDVYKVAISFLNGIGPVNTKKVIAYTGSLEGLFKEKKQNLLKIPGIGQFFVDKLDREPAITLAEEEIEFIAKNDIQVAFYLDENYPQRLLNCADSPCTLYYKGYTNFNVSRSISIVGTRNASDYGREVCNQLIKDLSEKNIKPIIVSGLAYGVDICAHKAALGNGLQTVAAVGHGLDMMYPSQHKRYAKEIIDQGAIISEFTSKSKFDPKNFVRRNRIIAGMSDATIVIESAAKGGSLVTADIANSYNRDVFAFPGRTSDKSSIGCNKLIKTNQAHLIESIADLEYILGWEDTKKEVKTVQKKLFLELSPDEESLIQVLKENHNTPIDMICIKSDFPMSKVSSLLLKLEFDGLIKSLPGKIYALNM
- a CDS encoding MotA/TolQ/ExbB proton channel family protein, giving the protein MKKLFAFIAVIGMLNFGASFNAVAQDETAETTEATVDTQDEAAEEVAVEETVVEEEVESTSFHAIVKKQFIQGGAMFMSFVLLSLILGLALCIERIIYLNMSTTNTKKLIASLEEALNNGGVDAAKEVCRNTRGPIASIFYQGLDRIDEGVEVVEKSVIAYGSVQMGLLEKGLSWISLMIGLAPMLGFMGTVIGMIGAFDSIQSMGTISPAAVAGGIKVALITTVSGLIVAMILQVFYNYCTAKIDSIVNNMEDASISLLDILVKYNLKK
- the aroA gene encoding 3-phosphoshikimate 1-carboxyvinyltransferase; amino-acid sequence: MQYSISKKNNIIEGRINLPASKSISNRVQIINALSYSFEPIKNLSTCDDSKVMQEVLFSNTNVFDVGHAGTSMRFLTAYLSKILGEWTLTGSDRMKERPISVLVDALNSLGAQVSYLEKEGYPPLKILGSNLTGEEVSLKGDTSSQYITALLLIAPTLVNGLKIKLEGKIVSRSYIEMTLNIMKEFGIEYEFKGNEIFVDKQAYKVMPYTVEGDWSGASYWYAFMALAPKGKLFLDGLKKNSFQGDSGLIEVFEKLGVKTNFSKRGMYIEQSNEVCKKLIFDFIEMPDLAQTFAVVSALKNIPFHFKGLETLKIKETNRIAALIDELAKLGYVLHEPKEGELAWDGEMKEVTEEIIIKTYHDHRMAMSFAPIAMLRPEIKIDDPMVVNKSYPNFWEQLKEVGFHIEES
- a CDS encoding adenine phosphoribosyltransferase, whose translation is MNVKLQEAKDSIRDIVDFPKEGIVFKDITTMLKDEKHLNTLVESLYEQYKDKGITKVVGLESRGFILGTVLAYKLGAGFVPVRKPGKLPAPTFSEKYSLEYGEDEMFIHQDALDTEDIILVHDDLLATGGTAKASINLINKFNVKNVYVNFILELDFLKGRDKLATQYDVDSLFHF
- the gdhA gene encoding NADP-specific glutamate dehydrogenase encodes the protein MEAKINEFMEALKARTAGEAEFHQAAQEVVESVWETYDSNPKYKNAKILEKMCEPERTIMFRVPWINDNGEVEINRGYRVEFNSAIGPYKGGLRFHPSVTLSALKFLGFEQTFKNSLTTLPMGGGKGGSDFNAKGRSDNEIMRFCQSFMTELCKHIGPNTDVPAGDIGVGGREIGYLFGQYKRIRNEFTGVLTGKPLEFGGSLIRPEATGFGAVYFAQHMVAENKETLEGKTVALSGFGNVTWGAALKLVELGAKVVTVSGPDGYVYDKEGLDAEKIDYLLDLRASNNDVVAPYAEKFGAEFFAGKKPWEAKVDMAFPCAIQNELNEEDAKLLVTNGCKYVVETSNMGCTAEAMLYLVDNCAFAPGKAANAGGVAVSGLEMSQNSLRFNWTAEEVDAKLSRIMKDIHDTCVKFGTKDGKINYVNGANIGGFVKVAEAMVAQGCV
- a CDS encoding asparaginase, giving the protein MDKKQTSILLIYTGGTIGMVKDPDNGSLKPFDFDHILKQVPELNDFGFELSSIAFDPLIDSSNLNPEVWIKIASLIKENYEKYDGFVVLHGTDTMSYSASALSFMLENLDKPVVLTGSQLPIGMLRTDGKENLITAIEIAADNKNGKALVPEVCVLFENKLFRGNRTTKHNAEYFNAFYSYNYPDLAKIGIHINYNYAAIHYPSQPQELEISTSLDSNIAILKIFPGINKQVVDSILNCEGIKGIVMETYGAGNAPTDAWFVDSIKEAIGRGVIVYNVTQCPSGSVDMGLYETSLELLAAGVVSGRDITTEAAVTKLMYVLGKKLNEEQIKFFLNKSIKGELCQ